One Novosphingobium sp. EMRT-2 DNA segment encodes these proteins:
- a CDS encoding efflux RND transporter permease subunit — MLGRLVHFALAQRVLILAVAALLVVLGVRAGRDVPLDVFPEFAPPMVEIQTEAPGLSTEEVESLVTVPIETAVNGVPNLMTLRSKSVLGLSSVQILFERGSDVIRARQMVGERIAQVQPRLPLAARQPVLMPPLSSTSRAMKVGLFSAKLDQMQLSELVRWNIRPRLMAVPGVANVAVWGQRDRQLQVLVDPDRLRAAGVTLAEVRAAAGDAVLVGGGGFVDTPNQRLAVQQSGTVQTSAELAQAIVKQAGEAPVRIGDVARVVDGFSAPIGNAIIDDGPGIMLIVEKQPTANTLELTRAVEAAFAELKPGLKDVKVDTTIFRPATFIERSIDNLTRALLIGCVLVAVVLFLFTRDWRQATISLVAIPLSLLGAGLTLLWSGATINVMIIAGLVIALGEVVDDAIIDVENIARRLRLNRESPDPKPAFDVVLAASLEVRSAVVFASLIVMLVFLPIFFLGGVAGTFFQPLAIAYVLAIATSLLVALTVTPAMCLLLLPNAPLKEERDTRFVAALKRRYVGFLPRVVGRPSVAVGIVAGGLLLAGVGYATFKDQFLPDFRETDFLMHFVEKPGTSIEAMDRITIRASKELRAIPGVRNFGAHIGRAEQADEVVGPNFTELWVSLDEKADYDASVKRIKEVVDGYPGLFRDVLTYLRERIKEVLTGAGATIVVRIYGPDQEELRAAGARVRGAITNIQGVSDLKLESQVLVPQIRIRPRVAELARLGLTSGEVRRQAQVLVAQQKVGEIYRDQKAFDVAVWGEPAVRGNVHALRDLMIQAPTAGSVASGAGSALPVSGGAAGASGSGGGGAAAGAPVRLGDIADIEIVPAPNEVKRENGQRRLDVTMNVAGADLGTVAQAVDAAVAKVPFATGYHPQVLGEYAALKESRQRLWTTGALCLIGILLLVWMEFRSRRITALVGVSLPFALVGGVVAVALTGGVLSLGSLVGFVTVIGIAARNGIMLLSHYQHLERHEGMTFGRELVLRGAEERLVPILMTAACAGLALVPLIVAGNAPGHEIEHPMAIVILGGLISSTALNLLLLPALYARYGEERPAPPAADRQEVLA; from the coding sequence TCGGCGTGCGCGCCGGTCGCGATGTACCGCTGGACGTCTTCCCCGAGTTTGCTCCGCCGATGGTCGAAATCCAGACCGAAGCGCCGGGCCTCTCGACCGAGGAAGTCGAAAGCCTGGTCACGGTCCCGATCGAGACGGCGGTCAACGGCGTTCCCAACCTGATGACGCTGCGCTCCAAGTCGGTACTCGGCCTCTCATCGGTGCAGATCCTCTTCGAGCGCGGGTCGGATGTGATCCGGGCCCGCCAGATGGTCGGTGAGCGCATCGCCCAGGTGCAGCCGCGCTTGCCTCTCGCGGCCCGTCAGCCGGTACTGATGCCGCCCTTGTCTTCCACGAGCCGCGCCATGAAGGTCGGGCTGTTCTCGGCCAAGCTCGATCAGATGCAGCTTTCCGAGCTGGTGCGCTGGAATATCCGGCCCCGGCTGATGGCGGTGCCCGGCGTCGCCAACGTCGCGGTCTGGGGCCAGCGTGATCGGCAACTCCAGGTCCTCGTCGATCCCGATCGCCTGCGTGCTGCCGGCGTCACGCTCGCCGAGGTGCGTGCAGCGGCAGGTGATGCCGTGCTGGTCGGGGGCGGCGGCTTCGTCGATACGCCGAATCAGCGCCTCGCGGTTCAGCAATCGGGCACGGTCCAGACTTCGGCCGAGCTTGCACAGGCAATCGTCAAGCAAGCGGGCGAAGCCCCGGTGCGGATCGGCGACGTCGCGCGCGTGGTCGATGGCTTCAGCGCGCCGATCGGCAATGCGATCATCGACGACGGTCCGGGCATCATGCTGATCGTCGAAAAGCAGCCGACCGCCAATACACTCGAGCTGACCCGGGCGGTCGAGGCCGCCTTTGCCGAGCTGAAGCCCGGCCTCAAGGACGTGAAGGTCGATACGACGATCTTCCGCCCGGCAACCTTCATCGAACGATCGATCGATAATCTCACCCGCGCCCTGCTGATCGGCTGCGTGCTGGTCGCAGTCGTGCTGTTCCTCTTTACCCGCGACTGGCGACAGGCGACGATCAGCCTGGTCGCCATCCCCCTGTCGCTGCTCGGCGCCGGCCTGACCCTGTTGTGGTCAGGCGCGACGATCAATGTGATGATTATCGCGGGCCTCGTCATCGCGCTCGGCGAGGTGGTCGACGACGCCATTATCGACGTTGAGAACATCGCGCGGAGATTACGGCTCAATCGGGAGTCACCCGATCCCAAACCGGCTTTCGATGTCGTGCTTGCGGCCTCGCTGGAGGTGCGTTCGGCGGTGGTCTTCGCCTCGCTGATCGTGATGCTGGTCTTCCTGCCGATCTTCTTCCTGGGCGGCGTTGCCGGCACCTTCTTCCAGCCCCTTGCCATCGCCTATGTGCTCGCGATCGCGACATCGCTCCTCGTCGCGCTTACCGTCACGCCGGCGATGTGCCTCCTGCTTCTCCCCAATGCGCCGTTGAAGGAGGAGCGCGACACCCGTTTCGTCGCCGCCCTGAAGCGTCGCTACGTTGGCTTCCTGCCCCGCGTCGTCGGGCGCCCGTCGGTCGCGGTCGGCATCGTCGCCGGCGGCCTGCTCCTTGCCGGCGTCGGCTATGCGACGTTCAAGGATCAGTTCCTTCCCGATTTTCGCGAAACCGACTTCCTGATGCACTTCGTTGAGAAGCCTGGGACGTCGATCGAGGCCATGGACCGGATCACCATCCGCGCCTCGAAGGAGCTGCGGGCGATCCCGGGCGTCCGCAACTTCGGTGCGCATATCGGCCGCGCCGAACAGGCTGACGAGGTGGTCGGCCCGAACTTCACCGAACTGTGGGTCAGCCTTGACGAGAAGGCCGATTATGACGCTTCGGTCAAGCGGATCAAGGAAGTGGTCGACGGCTATCCCGGCCTCTTCCGCGACGTGCTCACCTACCTGCGGGAGCGCATCAAGGAGGTGCTGACGGGCGCGGGCGCAACCATCGTCGTGCGCATCTATGGTCCCGATCAGGAGGAGCTGCGCGCAGCGGGCGCGCGGGTGCGTGGCGCGATCACCAACATCCAGGGCGTTTCCGACCTGAAGCTGGAGAGCCAGGTGCTCGTGCCGCAAATCCGTATTCGACCGCGCGTTGCCGAACTGGCGCGACTTGGCCTCACGAGCGGTGAGGTTCGCCGTCAGGCCCAGGTGTTGGTGGCGCAGCAGAAGGTCGGCGAGATCTATCGCGACCAGAAGGCGTTCGACGTGGCCGTCTGGGGCGAACCTGCCGTGCGGGGCAACGTCCATGCCCTGCGCGACCTGATGATCCAGGCCCCTACCGCTGGTAGCGTCGCGTCGGGCGCAGGGAGCGCCCTGCCCGTCTCTGGCGGTGCGGCAGGAGCCAGCGGGTCGGGTGGCGGCGGCGCAGCCGCGGGAGCGCCGGTGCGGCTTGGCGATATCGCCGACATCGAGATCGTCCCCGCCCCCAACGAGGTGAAGCGCGAGAACGGACAGCGCCGCCTCGACGTGACGATGAACGTCGCTGGCGCGGACCTGGGAACGGTCGCGCAGGCCGTTGATGCTGCGGTCGCCAAGGTGCCGTTCGCCACCGGGTATCACCCGCAGGTGCTGGGCGAATATGCGGCGCTCAAGGAATCGCGCCAGCGACTCTGGACCACTGGCGCCTTGTGTCTGATCGGCATTCTGCTGCTCGTATGGATGGAGTTCCGATCGCGCCGCATCACCGCCCTGGTCGGCGTCAGCCTGCCCTTTGCCCTGGTCGGCGGTGTCGTGGCGGTTGCGCTCACGGGCGGGGTCCTGTCGCTCGGGTCGCTGGTCGGCTTCGTCACGGTCATCGGCATCGCCGCACGCAACGGCATCATGCTCCTGTCCCACTATCAGCATCTCGAACGCCATGAAGGCATGACCTTCGGCCGCGAGCTGGTGCTGCGCGGCGCCGAGGAACGCCTGGTGCCGATCCTGATGACCGCAGCGTGCGCGGGCCTCGCGCTCGTGCCGCTGATCGTCGCGGGCAATGCCCCCGGCCACGAGATCGAGCATCCGATGGCGATCGTGATCCTGGGCGGCCTCATCTCGTCGACCGCGCTCAACCTGCTGCTGCTCCCCGCGCTCTATGCCCGCTATGGCGAGGAGCGCCCCGCGCCGCCCGCCGCCGATCGTCAGGAGGTGCTGGCATGA
- a CDS encoding efflux transporter outer membrane subunit, with the protein MTVLSRIAPLGVVLLASACMSVPKPPATVAPPSATGAFASLPVASIEPVPDDWWRLYEDPALDELVGAALTANAELRVAYANLDGARAALRQARAARLPQTTIESALGVDNPASQPSASGNVPTTDYDIAATASWDIDLFGRLRSGSAAARADAEAQAAIVDGLRVAVVADTVLAYVDLCGATRAIAAAREVAAAQDRSVELMREQFRAGEVSPLEVSQVATTAAATRAAIAPFEAQRANALYRLATLQGRPPAEARSYSFTCTAAPRLRTAAPVGDGTALLLRRPDVREAERRLAAAAARVGVARADLYPRVNLGGALGLLSGGFKAVASPLVTWAFPNQAPARARLEQARATERAALAGWDVAVLRSLREVETALAAYDAEKRRNRDLGLATSEAQAYVRRAGARVRLGDAPGLLQVDAQRSLASATLQQIQSDLLVSQSEVALFRALGGGWRTDAALR; encoded by the coding sequence ATGACTGTCCTGTCGCGTATCGCGCCACTTGGCGTCGTCCTTCTCGCGTCGGCATGCATGAGCGTGCCCAAGCCGCCTGCCACGGTTGCTCCGCCAAGTGCGACCGGCGCATTCGCTTCGCTTCCCGTCGCCTCGATCGAACCGGTGCCCGACGACTGGTGGCGGCTCTATGAAGACCCCGCGCTTGACGAGCTGGTCGGCGCCGCGCTTACCGCCAACGCGGAGCTGCGCGTCGCCTATGCCAATCTCGACGGGGCGCGGGCGGCGCTGCGTCAGGCACGGGCCGCACGGTTGCCGCAAACGACGATTGAAAGCGCGCTAGGGGTGGACAACCCCGCCTCGCAGCCGAGCGCATCGGGGAATGTTCCCACCACCGATTACGACATAGCGGCGACGGCGAGCTGGGATATTGACCTGTTCGGTCGCCTGCGGTCCGGCTCGGCCGCCGCCCGCGCCGATGCCGAGGCGCAGGCGGCGATCGTCGACGGGCTGCGTGTTGCTGTGGTGGCCGACACGGTCCTCGCCTATGTCGACCTGTGCGGCGCGACGCGGGCGATCGCAGCGGCCCGCGAGGTGGCAGCGGCGCAGGATCGTTCGGTAGAACTGATGCGCGAACAGTTTCGAGCCGGCGAGGTATCGCCGCTCGAAGTCTCGCAGGTTGCGACGACCGCGGCCGCAACCCGCGCGGCGATCGCGCCGTTCGAGGCGCAGCGCGCCAATGCGCTCTACCGCCTTGCCACGCTGCAGGGCCGTCCCCCGGCCGAAGCGCGCAGCTACAGCTTTACCTGCACCGCCGCACCCCGCCTGCGCACCGCCGCCCCTGTCGGTGATGGAACCGCCCTGCTCTTGCGCCGCCCCGACGTGCGCGAGGCCGAGCGGCGCTTGGCTGCCGCCGCCGCCCGCGTCGGTGTAGCGCGTGCCGATCTCTATCCGCGCGTCAATCTCGGCGGCGCTCTCGGTCTGCTCTCAGGCGGGTTCAAGGCGGTCGCCTCGCCGCTTGTTACCTGGGCCTTCCCCAATCAGGCCCCCGCTCGCGCCCGCCTGGAGCAGGCCCGGGCCACCGAGCGTGCGGCGCTCGCAGGATGGGACGTCGCTGTGCTACGGTCCTTGCGCGAGGTGGAGACCGCGCTGGCCGCCTATGACGCGGAGAAGCGCCGCAACCGCGACCTGGGATTGGCGACGAGCGAGGCACAAGCCTATGTCCGCCGGGCCGGCGCGCGGGTCCGGCTCGGCGATGCGCCGGGTCTGCTTCAGGTCGATGCGCAGCGGTCTCTCGCCTCCGCGACGCTCCAGCAGATCCAGTCGGATTTGCTGGTGTCGCAAAGCGAAGTGGCGCTGTTTCGAGCGCTGGGCGGTGGCTGGCGAACCGACGCTGCCCTGAGATGA
- a CDS encoding response regulator transcription factor yields the protein MRILIVEDDTETSAFVAQGLTQAGHQVVVTADGRDGLFKAMGGEFEALVVDRMLPSLDGLALLKALRAAGDTTPVLMLTAVGGIADRVEGLESGADDYLVKPFAFSELVARLNALARRPAQRSEPHQLKIAEIVLDLDRRIVERSGQRIHLQPREFALLAELMRNPHRVMTRTMLLERVWDFDFDPKTNIVETHLSRLRSKLNAGFDEDAIETVRGAGYMIRGE from the coding sequence ATGCGGATATTGATCGTAGAGGATGACACCGAAACCAGCGCCTTTGTCGCGCAGGGGCTGACCCAGGCGGGGCATCAGGTCGTCGTGACCGCCGACGGGCGCGACGGCCTGTTCAAGGCCATGGGGGGCGAGTTCGAAGCGCTCGTGGTCGACCGGATGCTGCCGAGCCTGGACGGACTTGCGCTATTGAAGGCGCTGCGCGCCGCCGGCGACACCACCCCGGTTCTCATGCTCACTGCCGTCGGCGGCATCGCCGATCGCGTCGAGGGGCTGGAAAGCGGCGCCGATGACTATCTGGTCAAACCCTTTGCGTTCTCCGAACTAGTGGCTCGGCTCAATGCGCTGGCGCGACGGCCAGCGCAGCGCAGCGAGCCACATCAGCTCAAGATCGCCGAAATCGTGCTTGATCTCGACCGCCGCATCGTCGAGCGTTCCGGCCAGCGCATCCATCTTCAGCCGCGCGAGTTCGCATTGCTCGCCGAACTGATGCGCAATCCGCACCGCGTCATGACCCGCACCATGCTTTTGGAACGCGTGTGGGATTTCGACTTCGATCCCAAGACCAATATCGTCGAGACCCATTTGAGCCGGCTGCGCTCCAAGCTCAATGCCGGGTTCGATGAGGATGCCATCGAGACGGTGCGCGGCGCCGGCTACATGATCCGGGGCGAATAG
- a CDS encoding ATP-binding protein, which produces MLRRLWRSTFGVVALVAIVFAAATVAIGAIAYYVTHEALEKQLDHRVAVESRALLHEAQEGGLASIAQSIRLREATRNSSSLDYLLVDTAGRPIAATVTPLIALHEGYEEFFHFRRGTYTSVGQSLTTTLHGGRLVVIADRRDLYEIDNTLASLFAAALGAMLALGVGAAALIGWLTRRRLSRVDTTAKAIIAGDLAQRVPRDGSHSEFDRLAETLNQMLDRIGALMDNLRQVSSDVAHDLRTPLTRLCNQLERAAAGEDEAERSAAIHAARDQANELLEIFAALLRIAEVEGLAERRALTAIDLSALLEEMGDTYGPDFEAGDRSLMTAIPAGLRVRGDRRLLAQAVSNLLENALRHTPAGTTAKLSALASQNAIDIALEDDGPGVAAADATRLFQRFARAEASRTTAGHGLGLALVKAIAIGHGGEALLSRNDDGFGVIIRLPYSLER; this is translated from the coding sequence ATGCTGCGCCGCCTCTGGCGATCGACCTTCGGTGTCGTCGCCCTGGTCGCGATCGTCTTCGCCGCCGCCACCGTGGCGATCGGCGCCATCGCCTATTACGTCACCCATGAAGCGCTCGAGAAGCAGTTGGATCACCGCGTTGCCGTGGAGAGCCGAGCCTTGCTGCACGAGGCACAGGAAGGCGGCCTAGCCAGCATCGCGCAGTCGATCCGGCTTCGCGAGGCCACGCGTAACAGCTCCAGCCTCGACTATCTTCTGGTCGACACCGCCGGACGGCCGATTGCAGCGACCGTCACGCCCCTGATTGCGCTTCATGAGGGCTATGAAGAGTTCTTCCACTTCCGGCGCGGAACCTACACCAGCGTCGGACAGTCGCTAACGACAACCCTTCATGGTGGCCGTCTCGTCGTCATAGCCGACCGCCGCGACCTGTATGAGATCGACAATACTCTCGCGTCTCTGTTCGCCGCCGCCCTTGGTGCAATGCTCGCCTTGGGGGTCGGCGCAGCCGCGCTCATCGGTTGGCTCACCCGGCGCCGCCTGTCGCGCGTTGACACGACCGCGAAGGCGATCATCGCCGGTGACCTCGCGCAGCGCGTGCCGCGCGACGGATCGCACAGCGAGTTCGATCGGCTCGCCGAAACATTGAACCAGATGCTCGACCGGATCGGCGCCCTGATGGATAATCTGCGCCAGGTCTCGAGCGACGTCGCGCATGATTTGCGCACGCCCCTGACCCGGCTGTGTAACCAGCTCGAGCGCGCTGCCGCAGGTGAGGACGAAGCCGAACGGTCGGCGGCGATCCATGCCGCGCGCGACCAGGCCAACGAGCTGCTGGAGATCTTCGCTGCCCTCCTGCGGATTGCCGAAGTGGAGGGACTTGCCGAGCGCCGTGCTCTCACCGCAATCGATCTCTCCGCGCTGCTCGAGGAAATGGGCGACACCTATGGCCCCGACTTCGAGGCTGGTGATCGGAGTTTGATGACGGCCATACCGGCGGGGTTGCGTGTGCGCGGCGACCGGCGTCTTCTCGCGCAGGCTGTCTCCAACCTGCTGGAAAACGCACTCAGACACACCCCCGCCGGCACGACCGCGAAGCTATCTGCCCTCGCGTCGCAGAACGCCATCGATATCGCGCTCGAGGATGACGGGCCCGGCGTAGCTGCGGCGGATGCGACTCGTCTCTTTCAGCGCTTCGCACGGGCGGAGGCATCGCGAACCACAGCGGGACATGGCCTTGGTCTCGCGTTAGTCAAGGCGATCGCCATCGGTCATGGCGGTGAGGCCCTCCTGTCGCGCAACGACGACGGATTTGGGGTCATTATTCGTCTTCCATATTCACTTGAACGCTAA
- a CDS encoding aldehyde dehydrogenase family protein: MLTDVGEDNPAHYWEFFGPVSMLFRARDEADAIRIANDSPIGLGGSVFTSDTKHGAEVARKVSIGIVFVNHPTMVKADLPVGRRSGCGREQLDLRLKEFANYKLIDVVDIDAAF, from the coding sequence ATCCTCACCGATGTCGGCGAGGACAATCCGGCGCACTACTGGGAGTTCTTCGGACCCGTATCTATGCTTTTCCGCGCGAGAGACGAAGCGGATGCGATTCGCATCGCCAATGATTCGCCAATCGGGCTGGGCGGGTCGGTGTTCACCAGCGACACGAAGCACGGCGCCGAGGTGGCGCGGAAGGTCTCGATCGGCATTGTCTTCGTCAACCATCCGACCATGGTGAAGGCCGACCTGCCCGTAGGCCGGCGCTCGGGGTGCGGGCGCGAACAGCTCGACCTGAGGCTCAAGGAGTTCGCCAATTACAAGCTGATCGATGTAGTCGATATCGACGCGGCGTTCTGA